In Streptomyces sp. NBC_01426, one genomic interval encodes:
- a CDS encoding PIG-L deacetylase family protein: MIRLGTGRLARIVAVAAHCDDIAIGAGGTLLTLCRARPGLRVDVLVLSGGGGEREQEEQAALAAFCPGADLRLTVLKLPDGRLPSHWGEAKAAVEELRGRTEPDLVLAPRTDDAHQDHRGLAKLMTTAYRDHLVLGYEIVKWDGDLGRPAAYQPLSPEIAEQKVRLLQEHYPSQQHRPWYDREAFLGLARIRGIESNARYAEAFAVTKLTLDLGE; this comes from the coding sequence GTGATCCGGCTCGGGACCGGGCGTCTGGCCCGGATCGTCGCGGTGGCCGCGCACTGCGACGACATCGCGATCGGCGCCGGCGGGACCCTGCTGACGCTGTGCCGGGCCAGGCCGGGCCTGCGCGTCGACGTGCTGGTGCTGTCCGGCGGTGGCGGCGAGCGGGAGCAGGAGGAGCAGGCCGCGCTCGCCGCCTTCTGCCCGGGCGCCGACCTGCGGCTGACCGTGCTGAAGCTGCCGGACGGGCGGCTGCCCTCGCACTGGGGCGAGGCGAAGGCCGCGGTGGAGGAGCTGCGCGGTCGGACGGAACCGGATCTGGTGCTCGCGCCGCGTACCGATGACGCGCACCAGGATCACCGCGGGCTGGCGAAGCTGATGACCACCGCGTACCGCGACCACCTCGTCCTCGGCTACGAGATCGTCAAGTGGGACGGCGATCTCGGCCGTCCGGCGGCGTACCAGCCGCTGTCGCCGGAGATCGCCGAACAGAAGGTGCGGCTGTTGCAGGAGCACTACCCCTCGCAGCAGCACCGGCCCTGGTACGACCGGGAGGCCTTCCTCGGGCTGGCCCGGATCCGGGGCATCGAAAGCAACGCGCGCTACGCCGAGGCGTTCGCCGTCACCAAACTCACTCTCGACCTGGGGGAATGA
- a CDS encoding NAD-dependent epimerase/dehydratase family protein has protein sequence MRVLLTGHQGYLGTVMAPVLAAAGHEVVGLDAGLFADCVLGPMPADPPGTRVDLRDVTADHVAGVDAVIHLAALSNDPLGSLAPELTYDINHHASVRLAELARDAGVRRFLYASTCSVYGAAGGDDLVTEDAPLRPVTPYAESKVRVEDDLHALSDGDFSPVFMRNATAFGYSPRLRADIVLNNLVGHALLSGEVLVLSDGTPWRPLVHAADIARAFTAALTAPREAVHDRAFNIGSETNNVTVAEIAEQVAEAVSGSKVVITGETGADPRSYRVDFARFRAAVPGFDCEWTVKRGALELADAYREHGLTREDFERRFTRLAVLRAASEAGAVDDTLRWRR, from the coding sequence TTGCGCGTACTGCTGACCGGACACCAGGGCTATCTGGGCACCGTGATGGCCCCGGTCCTCGCCGCCGCCGGGCACGAGGTCGTCGGTCTCGACGCCGGCCTGTTCGCCGACTGCGTGCTGGGCCCGATGCCCGCGGACCCGCCGGGAACGCGGGTGGACCTGCGCGACGTCACGGCCGACCACGTGGCCGGGGTGGACGCCGTGATCCATCTGGCCGCGCTGTCCAACGACCCGCTGGGATCGCTGGCGCCGGAGCTCACCTACGACATCAACCACCACGCCTCCGTGCGGCTGGCCGAGTTGGCCCGCGACGCCGGGGTGCGGCGCTTCCTGTACGCGTCGACCTGCTCCGTCTACGGCGCCGCCGGCGGGGACGACCTGGTGACCGAGGACGCCCCGCTGCGCCCGGTGACGCCGTACGCGGAGTCCAAGGTGCGGGTGGAGGACGACCTGCACGCGCTGTCCGACGGCGACTTCAGCCCGGTGTTCATGCGCAACGCCACCGCATTCGGCTACTCGCCCCGGCTGCGCGCCGACATCGTGCTGAACAACCTGGTGGGCCACGCGCTGCTGTCCGGTGAGGTGCTGGTGCTCTCCGACGGCACTCCCTGGCGCCCGCTGGTGCACGCCGCCGACATCGCGCGGGCCTTCACGGCCGCGCTGACCGCGCCGCGCGAGGCGGTGCACGACCGGGCGTTCAACATCGGCAGCGAGACCAACAACGTCACGGTCGCCGAGATCGCCGAGCAGGTCGCCGAGGCGGTCTCCGGCTCGAAGGTGGTGATCACCGGGGAGACGGGGGCCGATCCGCGGTCGTACCGGGTGGACTTCGCCCGCTTCCGCGCCGCCGTGCCCGGCTTCGACTGCGAGTGGACGGTGAAGCGGGGCGCGCTCGAACTCGCCGACGCCTACCGCGAGCACGGTCTGACCCGGGAGGACTTCGAGCGGCGCTTCACCCGGCTGGCCGTGCTGCGCGCCGCGTCCGAGGCCGGCGCCGTCGACGACACCCTGCGGTGGCGCCGATGA
- a CDS encoding DUF4910 domain-containing protein: protein MTTAGEEMHALVERLYPLCRSITGDGVRATLDIVGEYIPLQVHEVPTGTQVLDWTVPQEWNIRDAYVADASGRRVVDFAASTLHVLGYSVPVSATMPLSELREHLYTLPEHPSWVPYRTSYYTPDWGFCLAQETLDALPDGDYEVRVDSTLADGHLTYAEYVVPGQVADEVIVSCHVCHPSLANDNLAGIAVATFLARALSERTPHYTYRFLFAPGTIGAITWLARNAEHIERVKHGLVLACAGDAGRLTYKQSRRGDAEIDRVMRHVLTASERPHHVAEFTPYGYDERQFCSPGFDLGVGSLSRTPYAGYPEYHTSADNPDFVSPEAMADTLAVCREAFAVLDRNRRYLNLSPYGEPQLGRRGLYESLGGRSDAKQAQMAMLWVLSLSDGEHGLLDVCERSGLPFDTVAAAADALCGAGLIKA, encoded by the coding sequence ATGACCACGGCCGGCGAGGAGATGCACGCGCTGGTGGAGCGGCTGTACCCGCTGTGCCGGAGCATCACCGGCGACGGCGTCCGCGCCACCCTGGACATCGTCGGCGAGTACATCCCGCTCCAGGTGCACGAGGTGCCGACCGGGACGCAGGTGCTCGACTGGACGGTGCCGCAGGAGTGGAACATCCGGGACGCGTACGTCGCCGACGCCTCCGGCCGCCGGGTCGTCGACTTCGCCGCGTCCACCCTGCACGTGCTCGGCTACAGCGTGCCGGTGTCGGCGACGATGCCGCTGTCCGAGCTGCGTGAGCACCTGTACACCCTGCCGGAGCACCCGAGTTGGGTGCCGTACCGCACCAGCTACTACACACCGGATTGGGGGTTCTGCCTGGCCCAGGAGACCTTGGACGCGCTGCCGGACGGCGACTACGAGGTGCGCGTCGACTCCACGCTCGCGGACGGACACCTCACCTACGCCGAGTACGTGGTCCCCGGGCAGGTCGCCGACGAGGTGATCGTCTCCTGCCACGTGTGCCACCCGTCGTTGGCCAACGACAACCTGGCCGGCATCGCGGTGGCGACGTTCCTGGCGCGGGCGCTCTCGGAGCGGACGCCCCACTACACCTACCGGTTCCTCTTCGCGCCCGGCACCATCGGGGCGATCACCTGGCTGGCCCGCAACGCGGAGCACATCGAACGGGTCAAACACGGGCTGGTGTTGGCCTGCGCCGGCGACGCGGGCCGACTGACGTACAAGCAGAGCCGGCGCGGCGACGCGGAGATCGACCGGGTGATGCGGCATGTACTGACCGCCTCCGAACGCCCGCACCACGTGGCCGAGTTCACGCCGTACGGCTACGACGAGCGGCAGTTCTGCTCGCCGGGGTTCGATCTCGGCGTGGGTTCGCTCAGCCGGACCCCGTACGCGGGCTACCCCGAGTACCACACCTCGGCGGACAACCCGGACTTCGTCTCCCCGGAGGCGATGGCGGACACGCTCGCCGTCTGCCGGGAGGCGTTCGCCGTGCTCGACCGCAACCGGCGGTACCTCAACCTCAGCCCGTACGGCGAGCCGCAGTTGGGGCGGCGCGGGCTGTACGAGTCGCTGGGCGGCCGCAGCGACGCGAAGCAGGCCCAGATGGCCATGCTGTGGGTGCTCAGCCTCTCCGACGGGGAGCACGGCCTGCTGGACGTCTGCGAGCGGTCCGGGTTGCCGTTCGACACCGTCGCCGCGGCGGCCGACGCCCTGTGCGGCGCCGGACTGATCAAGGCGTGA
- a CDS encoding glycosyltransferase family 2 protein, translating to MTAQPRLSIGLPVYNGEEYLAQSLDALLGQTYEDFELVISDNASTDGTGDICRRYAARDSRVRYLRLPRNIGAAPNHNHVFTECRGELFKWASHDDLYARDLLRRCVEALDERPDVILAHSGQAVIDGDGTVTVPYEYGLATDSPHAPERFRSLLFEPGGDDFYGVMRADVLRRVKPHDSYHHADRTFVAEITLHGPFHQVPELLYFRRDHPTRAERANPSKRSRCVNLDPRRAGPLHPTPRLLAEYVWGFASAIRRAPLSPADRRACRRHLAAWMTSRVRPGAGERVEDRAPVDPSLLTVSVDALVAGREGRRA from the coding sequence ATGACCGCCCAACCCCGGCTGAGCATCGGCCTGCCCGTCTACAACGGCGAGGAGTACCTGGCGCAGTCGCTCGACGCCCTGCTCGGCCAGACCTACGAGGACTTCGAGCTGGTCATCTCCGACAACGCCTCGACCGACGGGACCGGGGACATCTGCCGCCGGTACGCGGCCCGGGACTCACGCGTCCGGTACCTCAGGCTGCCCCGGAACATCGGAGCGGCGCCGAACCACAACCACGTGTTCACCGAGTGCCGCGGCGAGCTGTTCAAGTGGGCCTCGCACGACGACCTCTACGCCCGGGACCTGTTGCGGCGCTGTGTGGAGGCGCTGGACGAGAGGCCGGACGTGATCCTCGCGCACAGCGGCCAGGCGGTCATCGACGGCGACGGCACGGTGACGGTCCCGTACGAGTACGGGCTCGCCACCGACTCCCCCCACGCACCGGAGCGCTTCCGCAGTCTGCTGTTCGAGCCCGGTGGCGACGACTTCTACGGGGTGATGCGGGCGGACGTGCTGCGCCGGGTGAAGCCGCACGACAGCTACCACCACGCGGACCGCACGTTCGTCGCCGAGATCACCCTGCACGGGCCCTTCCACCAGGTGCCGGAGCTGCTGTACTTCCGCCGCGACCATCCCACCCGCGCCGAGCGGGCGAACCCTTCCAAGCGTTCCCGGTGCGTCAACCTCGACCCGCGCCGGGCGGGCCCGCTGCACCCCACGCCCCGGCTGCTCGCCGAGTACGTCTGGGGCTTCGCCTCGGCGATCCGGCGGGCGCCGTTGTCCCCGGCCGACCGGCGCGCGTGCCGGCGCCACCTGGCCGCGTGGATGACCAGCCGGGTCCGGCCGGGCGCCGGCGAGCGGGTCGAGGACCGCGCCCCGGTCGACCCGTCCCTGCTCACCGTCTCCGTCGACGCCCTCGTCGCCGGCCGCGAGGGGAGGCGGGCATGA
- a CDS encoding polysaccharide pyruvyl transferase family protein, with protein MTSADGTPVRVGVFGLLGSGNLGNDGSLEAVLGYLRAKHPGAVVDALCGGPEVVSARYGIPATRLHWYRGEYRTASRAGAVAAKGLGKLVDVFRTAAWVRRHDVVIVPGMGVLEATLPLRPWGFPYSLFLLCASGRLSGTRVALVGVGAGAIGNRPTRTLVRWSARLAGYRSYRDTPSRDAMRAMGVDTTRDEVYPDLAFALPTPRAGAPSDTPGPVAVGVMDFHGGDDDRARAEEIHRRYLDGTTRFVRALVEDGRPVRLLTGDACDAPVVAAILDAVDSPLVTAAEAASLADLMKETAAADTVVATRYHNLICALKVGTPTLALSYAAKSDALMARMGLEAYCHPARDVDADRLLEQFRELEKRSAELRRILTERNAVAVRQLDRQFTALTAAVFPAADHTHALRETP; from the coding sequence ATGACCTCGGCGGACGGAACCCCGGTGCGCGTGGGGGTGTTCGGCCTCCTCGGGTCCGGCAACCTCGGCAACGACGGCTCGCTCGAAGCCGTCCTCGGCTACCTGCGCGCCAAGCACCCCGGGGCGGTCGTGGACGCGCTGTGCGGCGGACCCGAGGTCGTCTCGGCCCGGTACGGCATTCCGGCGACCCGGCTGCACTGGTACCGCGGGGAGTACCGGACCGCGTCGCGGGCGGGCGCCGTCGCGGCGAAGGGCCTGGGCAAACTCGTCGATGTCTTCCGCACCGCCGCCTGGGTGCGCCGGCACGACGTGGTGATCGTGCCGGGCATGGGCGTCCTGGAGGCCACCCTGCCGCTGCGGCCGTGGGGCTTCCCGTACTCGCTGTTCCTGCTGTGCGCGTCCGGCCGGTTGTCCGGCACCCGGGTCGCGCTGGTCGGCGTCGGGGCCGGCGCGATCGGCAACCGGCCGACCCGCACCCTCGTGCGCTGGTCGGCGCGGCTGGCCGGCTACCGGTCGTACCGGGACACCCCGTCGCGCGACGCGATGCGGGCGATGGGCGTGGACACCACGCGCGACGAGGTCTACCCGGACCTGGCGTTCGCCCTACCGACGCCGCGGGCGGGCGCGCCCTCGGACACGCCGGGCCCGGTCGCCGTGGGTGTCATGGACTTCCACGGCGGCGACGACGACCGCGCCCGGGCCGAGGAGATCCACCGGCGCTACCTCGACGGGACGACCCGCTTCGTCCGCGCGCTGGTCGAGGACGGCAGGCCGGTCCGGCTGCTCACCGGCGACGCGTGCGACGCGCCGGTGGTCGCCGCGATCCTCGACGCGGTGGACTCACCGCTGGTCACCGCCGCCGAGGCGGCCTCGCTGGCCGACCTGATGAAGGAGACGGCGGCGGCCGACACCGTGGTGGCGACCCGCTATCACAACCTGATCTGCGCGCTGAAGGTCGGCACACCGACGCTCGCCCTGAGCTACGCGGCGAAGAGCGACGCGCTCATGGCGCGGATGGGGCTGGAGGCGTACTGCCACCCGGCTCGTGACGTCGACGCCGACCGGCTGCTCGAACAGTTCCGGGAGCTGGAGAAGAGATCGGCGGAGCTGCGCCGGATCCTCACCGAGCGGAACGCGGTCGCCGTCCGGCAACTCGACCGGCAGTTCACCGCCTTGACCGCGGCCGTCTTCCCGGCGGCCGACCACACCCACGCCCTGCGGGAGACGCCATGA
- a CDS encoding dTDP-4-dehydrorhamnose 3,5-epimerase family protein — translation MKATEVPAIAGAHLFEPTPYADERGFFCRTFDADLVRSVGLDPDAFIQDSVSRSVRGVLRGLHLRSGAGEAKLVRCSYGQIFDVVVDLRPDSPTYRNRAFFELSGETQATLYIPAGCAHGFQALTETADTSYRIDRPHDPAEDVTIAFDDPELAIPWPLPITSMSRRDREAPSLAEVLKHQEG, via the coding sequence ATGAAGGCGACCGAGGTCCCGGCGATCGCCGGCGCCCACCTGTTCGAACCGACCCCGTACGCCGACGAGCGCGGTTTCTTCTGCCGGACCTTCGACGCCGACCTGGTCCGCTCGGTGGGCCTCGACCCGGACGCCTTCATCCAGGACAGCGTGTCCCGCTCGGTCCGGGGCGTGCTGCGTGGCCTGCACCTGCGCTCCGGCGCGGGCGAGGCCAAGCTGGTGCGGTGCTCGTACGGGCAGATCTTCGACGTCGTCGTGGACCTGCGGCCCGACTCCCCCACCTACCGAAACCGGGCCTTCTTCGAGCTGTCCGGCGAGACGCAGGCGACGCTGTACATCCCGGCGGGATGCGCGCACGGCTTCCAGGCGCTGACCGAGACCGCCGACACCTCGTACCGGATCGACCGCCCCCACGATCCGGCCGAGGACGTGACGATCGCCTTCGACGACCCGGAGCTGGCCATCCCCTGGCCGCTGCCCATCACATCGATGTCCCGGCGGGACCGGGAGGCGCCGAGCCTCGCCGAGGTACTCAAGCACCAGGAAGGTTGA
- a CDS encoding glutamate-1-semialdehyde 2,1-aminomutase translates to MHTEETEGTEDTEEFVLPRSRLANERLHAMIPGGAHTYAKGDDQYPENLAPVISHGRGAHVWDVDGNRYIEYGSGLRSVSLGHAHPRVIEAVRRELDRGSNFVRPSIVEVRAAERFLATVPTAEMVKFAKNGSDATTAAVRLARAVTGRPRVAICGDHPFFSVDDWFIATTPMSAGIPAATTELTVAFPYGDLTATEELLTRYQDEVACLILEPAGHTEPPPGYLAGLRELADRHGCVLVFDEMITGFRWSEAGAQGLYGVVPDLSTFGKALGNGFAVSALAGRRDLMERGGLRHSGDRVFLLSTTHGAETHALAAAMAVQTTYAEEGVTARLHALGERLAAGVREAAAAMGVGDHVVVKGRASNLVFATLDENLRPSQRYRTLFLRRLLAGGVLAPSFVVSSALDDADIDHTVDVVAQACAVYRKALDATDPTPWVTGRPVKPVFRRLA, encoded by the coding sequence GTGCACACCGAAGAGACCGAAGGCACGGAAGACACCGAAGAGTTCGTCCTGCCCCGCTCGCGGCTGGCCAACGAGCGGCTGCACGCCATGATCCCCGGAGGCGCGCACACCTACGCCAAGGGCGACGACCAGTACCCCGAGAACCTGGCGCCCGTCATCAGTCACGGCCGCGGTGCCCACGTGTGGGACGTCGACGGCAACCGCTACATCGAGTACGGATCGGGCCTGCGGTCGGTCAGCCTCGGCCACGCCCACCCCCGCGTGATCGAGGCGGTACGGCGGGAACTCGACCGCGGCAGCAACTTCGTCCGGCCGTCCATCGTCGAGGTCCGGGCCGCGGAACGGTTCCTGGCCACGGTGCCGACGGCCGAGATGGTGAAGTTCGCGAAGAACGGCTCCGACGCCACCACCGCCGCGGTCCGTCTCGCCCGCGCCGTCACCGGCCGCCCGCGGGTCGCGATCTGCGGCGACCATCCGTTCTTCTCCGTAGACGACTGGTTCATCGCCACCACGCCGATGTCCGCGGGCATTCCGGCGGCGACCACCGAACTCACCGTGGCGTTCCCCTACGGGGACCTGACCGCCACGGAGGAGCTGCTCACCCGGTACCAGGACGAGGTCGCCTGCCTGATCCTCGAACCCGCCGGGCACACCGAGCCGCCGCCCGGGTACCTCGCCGGCCTGCGCGAGCTGGCCGACCGGCACGGCTGCGTACTGGTCTTCGACGAGATGATCACCGGCTTCCGCTGGTCCGAGGCGGGCGCCCAGGGCCTGTACGGCGTCGTCCCCGACCTCTCCACGTTCGGCAAGGCGCTGGGCAACGGGTTCGCCGTCTCGGCGCTGGCCGGGCGCCGCGACCTGATGGAGCGGGGCGGACTGCGTCACTCCGGCGACCGGGTGTTTCTGCTGTCCACCACGCACGGTGCGGAAACGCACGCGCTGGCCGCCGCGATGGCCGTGCAGACCACCTATGCCGAGGAGGGTGTCACCGCACGGCTGCACGCCCTCGGTGAGCGGCTGGCCGCCGGGGTCCGCGAGGCTGCGGCCGCGATGGGCGTCGGCGACCACGTCGTCGTGAAGGGCCGCGCCAGCAACCTGGTCTTCGCCACCCTCGACGAGAACCTGCGGCCGTCGCAGCGCTACCGCACCCTGTTCCTGCGCCGGCTCCTCGCGGGCGGGGTGCTGGCCCCGTCGTTCGTGGTGAGCAGCGCGCTCGACGACGCCGACATCGATCACACCGTCGACGTGGTGGCGCAGGCGTGTGCGGTGTACCGGAAGGCGCTGGACGCCACCGACCCCACCCCGTGGGTGACCGGGCGACCGGTGAAACCCGTGTTCCGCCGCCTGGCGTGA
- a CDS encoding phosphatase PAP2 family protein yields the protein MPGRPAPAALPPAPRAWIGLIAALAALVVVVLGFLYAGHSEPGTVDAWIHEAVYGVRPPWRRVALATDFLGEPVGAAVVVAAVVAGCLLLRSPRTAVLVVTGAGVTVVTTTLLKHLVGRTINGGYLSYPSGHTAFLTALALALALLATGRLGLGRTAGTLLVLAAALVAGAVMGWAQVALGAHYPTDVLGGWCTALALVPATAWLVDRTADRRTDRTTNAVQRQAH from the coding sequence GTGCCCGGCCGCCCGGCGCCCGCGGCGTTGCCACCGGCGCCCCGCGCGTGGATCGGGCTGATCGCGGCCCTCGCCGCACTGGTGGTCGTCGTGCTCGGGTTCCTGTACGCGGGCCACAGCGAGCCCGGCACCGTGGACGCGTGGATCCACGAGGCGGTGTACGGGGTGCGGCCGCCGTGGAGGCGCGTCGCACTGGCCACGGACTTCCTGGGGGAGCCCGTCGGAGCGGCGGTGGTGGTCGCGGCCGTGGTCGCGGGCTGCCTGCTGCTCCGCAGCCCGCGCACGGCGGTGCTCGTCGTCACCGGTGCCGGCGTGACGGTGGTGACCACGACGCTGCTCAAGCACCTGGTGGGACGCACCATCAACGGCGGCTACCTGTCCTATCCGAGCGGGCACACCGCCTTCCTCACCGCGCTCGCCCTCGCCCTCGCGCTGCTCGCGACCGGCCGCCTCGGCCTCGGCCGGACGGCCGGCACCCTGCTCGTGCTCGCCGCGGCGCTGGTCGCCGGCGCCGTCATGGGGTGGGCGCAGGTCGCCCTGGGCGCGCACTACCCGACCGACGTCCTCGGCGGCTGGTGCACCGCGCTGGCGCTGGTACCGGCGACCGCGTGGCTGGTCGACCGGACGGCCGACCGAAGGACCGACCGGACGACCAACGCCGTTCAGCGGCAGGCACACTGA
- a CDS encoding amino acid ABC transporter ATP-binding protein — MSLPLLRIRGVRKQYGSRLVLRSIDLDVAEHQVVCLIGGSGSGKSTLLRCADLLDVVDDGTIHLGDSELTDPRLDPNVARRRIGIVFQAYNLFPHLSVLDNITLAPRQVHGVPRKRAEESARELLARLGLADKAHEHPDRLSGGQQQRAAIARALATEPELLLFDEITSALDPELVGEVLDVVADLKQRGLTILMATHEMGFARQVADQVCFLEDGVIVEQGTAEQVLTAPREQATQRFLTRVLDRAQ, encoded by the coding sequence ATGAGCCTTCCGTTGCTGCGGATCCGCGGCGTACGCAAGCAGTACGGGTCGCGTCTCGTCCTGCGCTCGATCGACCTGGACGTCGCCGAGCACCAGGTCGTCTGCCTCATCGGCGGCTCGGGTTCGGGCAAGTCCACCCTGCTGCGCTGCGCGGACCTGCTGGACGTCGTCGACGACGGCACCATCCACCTGGGCGACAGCGAACTGACCGACCCCCGCCTGGACCCCAATGTCGCCCGCAGGCGCATCGGCATCGTCTTCCAGGCCTACAACCTGTTCCCGCACCTGAGCGTGCTGGACAACATCACGCTCGCGCCGCGCCAGGTCCACGGCGTCCCGCGCAAACGGGCCGAGGAGTCGGCCCGCGAGCTGCTGGCGCGGCTGGGACTCGCGGACAAGGCACACGAACACCCCGACCGGCTGTCCGGCGGCCAGCAACAGCGCGCCGCGATCGCCCGGGCCCTGGCCACCGAGCCGGAGCTGCTCCTCTTCGACGAGATCACCTCGGCGCTCGACCCCGAACTGGTGGGCGAGGTGCTGGACGTGGTCGCGGACCTCAAGCAGCGCGGCCTGACCATCCTCATGGCCACGCACGAGATGGGCTTCGCCCGGCAGGTCGCGGACCAGGTCTGTTTCCTGGAGGACGGGGTGATCGTGGAACAGGGCACCGCGGAGCAAGTCCTCACCGCCCCCCGGGAGCAGGCCACGCAACGCTTCCTCACCCGGGTGCTCGACCGCGCGCAGTGA
- a CDS encoding amino acid ABC transporter permease, with amino-acid sequence MKTAARHQPATPPNDTYRPSEREQERERFRRSRKRRHTWIAALCTLLCLGVMAAAAVASPGWERVRRLFLDGAEFRDAFPELLRAFWLNIQMFLIAEVLILVLGLLIALVRVTRAPGLAPLRLAATVYVDVFRGVPTLLLVFLVGFGLPALRLQGTPSQPWVLGVIALVLSYSAYVGEVLRAGLNSVHPAQRNAARALGLGERQTLRHVVLPQAVRNVLPPLLNDFIALQKDTALVAVLGPLEALRAAQIKADYDFNYTPYLGAALLFIAVTIPLTRFADRLQRRAARRTWAETGR; translated from the coding sequence GTGAAGACGGCCGCGCGGCACCAGCCGGCCACACCGCCGAACGACACCTACCGACCGAGCGAACGTGAGCAGGAGCGGGAGCGGTTCCGCCGCTCCCGCAAACGACGACACACCTGGATCGCCGCCCTGTGCACCTTGCTCTGCCTGGGGGTGATGGCGGCCGCGGCCGTCGCCTCGCCGGGCTGGGAGCGCGTCCGGAGACTGTTCCTGGACGGCGCCGAGTTCCGGGACGCGTTCCCCGAACTCCTGCGGGCCTTCTGGCTCAACATCCAGATGTTCCTGATCGCCGAAGTGCTGATCCTCGTCCTCGGGCTGCTGATCGCCCTGGTGCGGGTGACCCGCGCGCCCGGACTGGCGCCGCTGAGGCTGGCCGCGACCGTGTACGTGGACGTCTTTCGCGGCGTACCGACCCTGCTCCTGGTCTTCCTCGTCGGATTCGGGCTGCCCGCCCTCAGGTTGCAGGGCACCCCCTCACAGCCCTGGGTGCTCGGAGTGATCGCCCTGGTCCTCTCCTACAGCGCCTACGTCGGCGAAGTGCTGCGCGCAGGACTGAACTCCGTCCACCCCGCCCAACGCAACGCCGCGCGGGCCCTGGGGCTGGGCGAACGACAGACCCTGCGGCACGTGGTGCTGCCGCAGGCCGTGCGCAACGTCCTCCCGCCGCTGCTCAACGACTTCATCGCCCTGCAGAAGGACACCGCGCTGGTCGCCGTCCTCGGCCCGCTGGAGGCACTGCGCGCCGCGCAGATCAAGGCGGACTACGACTTCAACTACACCCCGTACCTGGGAGCGGCTCTCTTGTTCATCGCGGTGACCATTCCGTTGACCCGCTTCGCCGACCGGCTCCAGCGCCGTGCGGCGCGGCGCACTTGGGCGGAGACGGGCCGATGA